In Plasmodium knowlesi strain H genome assembly, chromosome: 8, the DNA window TTTTAATGAGAAGCATCCCTACATTAGGAGAAAAAGTGCCAGCTTTAACATGCTATACGAGAGTGAGTTAGAATTTCAATACGATGTGGAGAAGAAGGGACTACATCTACCAAACTTTAATCTGTtcaacggaaaaaataaaaggaaccttattttatatatccATGGTGGACCCTACTCTACTTGCCTCAATGAGTACAGaaatatcttcattttttttgcagcgTGTGGATTTGATGTGTTATGCATTAACTACATTGGAACTTTAGGATTTTCTGAAAAACCAAATATTCTAAATGGGCACGTAAATTCTATCGAAATTGAAGATATCATAGATGCTTTCAAAAATTTCTATAATTATTTTGGTGACTATGAGAACGTCTACCTGTATGGTGGATCCTACGGTGGCTTCGCCTCGTGTGCAATTTTAACCAAGTGCAACTTATTTAAAAGTTGCTGCGTTATTAATGGGGTATATGATTGGATACTTTCCGCTCATTCTAGTGATGTCCCTGATTATTTCTTAAACCTATGTCTAAACAAGCCGGCAGAATATGATTGCTTCTACAGTAAGGATGACTATGGCAGTATGTACGAGATATCTCCCTTGCACTTTGTGCAGAATATTTCTACGCCCATTTTGATTGTTGCGTCTAAGGATGACTTGCGAGTCTCCCACCATAATAGTCTCACCCTGTACAAGCGCCTGCTTGCGCTTAAGAAGAAGACCAAGCTGTTCCTGTTCGACGACTGCACCCACTCCATCAAGAACATAGCTTTCGACGAGACCCTCCTCATTAATGTCATCCTCTGGTTTTACGACTACGATAGTAAGAAGAAGCGATAAAGCCACAAATGCAATGGACCGGCATAACTAACATATTCTCACTGCGAAATCTCTCCAATCCAATTAACTCGCTTCCAACTCTGGACAGacttttcaccattttgaaattcacaaaatgggGGCCCAACCCACTTGGAAGCAGCCCCTTTGAGCGAAATATTGCACGTTTACtaaaagatttaaaaaaaaaaaaaaaaaaaaaaaaaaaactcttcaGAAGGAATATCGCCAATGGAAAGGTGTACCGATCAACTGTTCATGCCACTGTACGAGAAACGCGTATGGAACCACCTTTTTCTCGTTGACGGCGAGGAAGGAAGCTCCATCACCAGCTCTTATTCATCTCGTCCTGCTCGTAGTCCTCGTCCGTTTTGAGGACACGGTTTTCTAGGAAGTAGATTAGCTCTCTGGCCTccctaaggggggaaaaaagaaacatacatatatagtacATGCGCAAATATGTGCATACGCACGTGTGTTATTCTATGCCGCGGAGTGCGAATGTACCTGCGCGTCTTCTCTTCGACGATGTTGTAGTGGGGGAGATGATCCCGATctgcagggaaaaaaaaaaaaacaataaaacacacacatatatatatatatatatatacacgtatatataaacatacgtGGATGCATTTATACGTGTGCACATATCTGAATTCGAAGTAGGCTTGACAGGCCGACGAGCTAACCCCGTATCCATGGATGCTGCGCAAGCTGGCGGAGAGATGGGCGCATGTCGTAGTCCTTCTCCAGGCACTGCTTTATAAAGTCGAAAATTGGACTTTCCAGTTTTCTATACTGTGTTTTCAAATCGGCCAAGGAAATTTCTTCGTGTGCAATTTTTGAATATGTTTGCAAAGCGTCTTTGCTAAGGAATGGAAACGAACCGGTCAACATAAAGTAGAGAAGGAGACCAATGTACCACGTATTATTCTTGTCGTGACTTAATTTTTTGATTTCCTGTAGAGATCTGATGAAAAATAATCCATACAAATCTCCTTTGTTGTCTATGTTGtcgtattttttatttttgcttaaGAGACTCACTCTCACTTCGTCTCTTTTCTGGTCCTTCAAATAGATACAGTAGCCATTAAGATTTCCGTGGTAAATATTTTGTTCCTCCAAGAAGGACATGGCCATTATTATTTGGGAGAACCACTCCGCCAGGAGGCGCTCGCTGATGATATTGCCGTTCAGGAGATGGTCCGTCAGGAATCCTCCGctgcagggggggggaggcgcACAGTGTGAGTTGCAACAGAGGTCAAAATGACAAATGAAAGTGGCGAATAAAAGTGGCGAATAAAAGTGGCGAGTAAAAgtggctagccaaaatggctAGTCAAAGAGTCAGCGGGGAAAACGTGATTACCGCCTTCCACACGATGACTACCCTCACTTACGTGCAACTCTCCATCACGACGTGCACACTGTTCGCGTCCTCGTACATGTTGTAAACCTTAAGCAAGTAGGGCGGCATGCTTCTCTTGGTGTCATAGGTGAGCATCCTGAGCTTGCACAGGTAGTCGAAGGTTGCTCCGTACAACACTTCCCTACGTAGCTTGCGGACGATTCTGTTCTCCCCCTTGCGCAAGAACTTGCATGAATACAACTCCAAGTCCTCCTGGACCCTTATGTTAGTGTTCATCAGGTAGCCATGGTGGAAATACTTGGTATGCTCTTCGTTCGAAGAATAGAGGATTCCCATTGGGTGAACAACGGTGAggaaggaagtgaaagaaaacAGGTAGAAGGTAGATTTACGCCAGACAGCCCTTTAAAGCGAGGGAAGGGGCGAACCGTGGCgccaaaaattttaaaagcaCAGAATCGGAGGGACAACAAGGATACGCTGATGCTAAATCAAAACATGTTACACGGATCCACCCATCGGTGAATGTATATACGTTTACTTGCGTGCATCCAGTCGCGCACTTCTGGGTGAAGCCCTTGGGGAGGCAGAATGGCTAATCAGATCGCACGCAGAAGGAAGTTCAGGACAAAGGTAAACCCAAACAGGTTGAGTGAAGGATTTTATTCTCCAACTGATGTGGATTATGAAAGTGTaaattaaatgaataaagagggaaggaaagaagaaaaaaagactcccgtatttttttttttggaaccCACTCAATGGACAACTTAACCGGGTcggtggaaaaggaaaaaaatttcactcGACTTACCAATCCAGGAAAACTAAAAATGTGCATTatattatctttttttttttttaaatgtattttttttttttttttttttctctctctctcttttttgcCCCATCTAATTAACTTATGCACTTGGCTAACATAGTGCCCTTCGGGGTGGACAAATGGGAGGCGGACATCGATTGTGGGTATGCGCTCGTTGGAGTTGCGCACTCGTCGGAgttatatgtttatatggtGATACCCATGGGCGCGCACCAAAACCGCGAATGACTCATGTGTGCTCTGCCCCCCTGGGCAAAGTACATCACCCAGGAGCATACGCGCAGAAGAGTTGAAAATATGTGCGTCGGTCGACTCGTCGCGTCTTCCCCCTCCTGCATTGCAGCTCGGtgtaaggggggaaaatgcaGTTGCAGCGAACtagcacatgtatatatatacatacatatatatgtacatacaagtatatatatatatatcgaatatatatacgcaaaGAGTGTTATATTTGCTAAGCAGGGATGGGTGTTAAAAATGGCCCGGTGGAATGTGCGCATGTGAATGCGGAGTTGTTATGCGgttaaaagtggaaaaaatgagaaaaaaaatgagttattttaaaaaaaaaaaaaaaaaaaaggactaTCTCCCTCTAAAAGACCTACCACAACGATGTGTGGTGGATGCTccactctttttttcactcGCTTTACAAATCGTGGTTATTGATATGTCCACCTGTTGCCTTTACCCAATTTTGCCAAGTGGCTAAGTGTAGCAGTGAATGGTCTCAGGGGAACGCAGGCTAACCCTGTGAAAAGGCATaagcatatgtatgtagacatGTGCATGTGGGCGCATACACAGGTGAACTTTCACGTGAACGATGAAGAGGAGACCATCCTATTCCCCTCTTTCGTTAGGGGAAAATTATTCTATAGTTTAAGTCCATCGAAATATCGTCGTGAAGGTTTTGTCCAAATAGGCAAATAGTTTTGTGGTGGTGTACACAGGAGGACACCTgcgggaaggaaaaaaaaaaaaaaaaaaaaaaaaaagtttatttttggaataaatttttttgcgtCATAACTGCTTTGTGAGTATACACTTTTGACACATGTATGAAGCTTGTAGGATGTGGCAAGTTAGGAGGTTTTATCCTGTACAAACAAGTACACATATTTTCTGTATGCATGTGCACCTATTTTCGAAtagtttttttgttttatcgctcctccattttttgttctctcccACTCAGAAGAAGTTACAAGTGATTGAATAGTTCTCTGTGCCTttgtggtttttttttttttttttttttttttttttttttttccacttgttgTTGTTCGGTTCATGTAGCGTCACGCGTAacattagaaaaaaataaaaatatgatcaATCAGGTTgtagataaagaaaaagaaggaacattttttactttacgCTGGGCTCACCAAGGAGCAATTAAGCGGCATAACAGACTAACTGACGAAGCGGTATGGTTGGACGGATGGGCATATCCTCACCTGAAGGGCATGCGTGGATAAATATACATTCCAcgagaaaggaaaattttttcataagaATTGTGAAAAGCATACTGCTTCAAATGTGTGGggcctttcttttttttttctacttttcaGCGACAACTCAAAAAAAGTGCGCGACTTGACGACTGTGCCAGAGAGGGAGAAGAGTTCCACCTGAACAGATAAAAACACATAgaagaatgataaaaaaaaattcaaaggaTTTAAAAAACTCATCACTGAATTTGAGCTTGCTAAATGGGGAAAcggaaggaggaggagacACAGCAGAGGCTGACGAGGATGACCGTTTGGGGGTGGAAGCAGGTGTTGACAAAATACCAAGGAAAAAGCTAACCAATTTAATCATCCTGGATAAGGGGGCAGGGATAGCCAAATTTAAGAGGTTTTCTCGGTTGAAGACGCTTGGGAGGTCAGGGGGCGCTACATATGAAGCGACATGCCAGGTGGAAGAGGAGATGCAAGAGGAAGAAGCGCAACCAGAATGCCAAGGGGAACCCGCCGATAATTATCCCTCATATAAGAATCCCGGTAGTACCTACCTGAGCAAAagcaacggaaaaaaaagttccaagGGAACAGGAAAGCGTGATGGTAGTCCAAAGGTGAGGCGAAAATTTTCTGCTCTCCTAGGAATgataggtaaaaaaaaaaacgtcaaAGATTATGATGATCtcaaaaaagaggaggtCGAAAGTTCGACGAGTTGCATACCTTTCGGTGGAAGCGGAATTTCTTTGAGCACATCAGGGGATGAAATAACGTGTCCAAAAATGGTGAGTGCGGAGTTGCCCGTTTTCACCACAGAAAGTTCTCAATcagggaggaaggaatgtcTATACCATTGTGATAATGGCGAGGGAAGTTTGAAGGAGTCGCGGACTGGGtcagagaaaaaggaaaggggaaaggcgCAAAACGAGGCAAACGCTAAAAGAGCAGAAGGGGCAAATTCCGAAGAGTGCCGAAAATATGATGAATGGAAAGAGGTGAAGGGGCTCGCCGCAAGCGAAGCAGACCATATCCACCGCATCCATCGCCCTGTCCGTGTGGAGAGAAATAACATGCCGTGTCTAGAGAACATAAAACAACTGCTTCACCTGTCTGATGAGGAAATGAAGGACTTGGTCCAGATATCCAGCTTTCAGATAGATCTAGACATAAATACCATTTACTCTAACTTACTCAAGGAAAGTAGCGAAAGCTCTATATCTACATACAATATAAATAACAATAAGAATATTTTTGACGTAAGACAATTTAGAGGAcattcaaatgaaaaaataacaacctATAAGGAGACCTCTTCTCTGAATTGGgttacatatgtgtgtaacaTCTCTATTCAAGAGAGCTTCTATTTTtgttataatatatatgagGAACCTTCCTCTTCGATTTACTGCTCTGCTGCTTCCAACGGGGAGACCTCCCTGTGGGAAAATTGCTCCGGGATAAATTTACAGAACCAAGGGAAtaataaaagggaagaaaaagaagaaaaaagaaaaagtgtccAATTGGATAATACAGGAGGAGGTCTAAATGCGCACATCCagaaggagataaaaaaagagaattacTTAATGACAAATGAATACATCGATAGCAGCtttgatgaaatatattacattcaGAGGATTAATGCAGATAACGATTCATTGTTCGTTTTTGCTAGAATTTATgagatatatattttttcaaagaaaTGGAATAGGAATGGAAGTGGTGGAAAGGGTAGTGCAAATATAGAGGGGGAGACACTTTCTGATGAGTCCTCTCCATGCAGCACGAATGTTTCTGTGTATGTGCTCgtagttttaaaaaataacctCCTTAAATAtatcataagaaaaaaaatacttaacCAAATTAGCAGACGcgtagaaaaatggaaaaaacacatCATCATAAAAGCTGAACTTATTAAGAACGATTCCGTACCATTGTGTATTCGAATGATTGAAAGAAATGATCATATTGTAGATTACGTCGTTAAAAATGTAGCATACTTTTTCGATAATTATTTGCGAGATTTCCTCCACCTCCTTGTTGTACATGTGAATGACTTTTTTGGTTTAGGTGAAAATAGGACTctggaaaattatttcgaACGCtcaagtaaaaaaatgtatcatttcgttgagaagaagaaagttcGCCTGCGAAACATGTATAATgatattgtaaaaaaaaatgaggacaaaaaaaagaaaaaaaaagtaaaacaagGTATCCAGGCTAACCAGAAgaagtacacattttttacatatctgtttaaagggaagaaggaacataAAATGGTTGACTCTCCTCCGAAGGATGAATATTCATTTTggatttccatttttgagCCAGCCTTTTATTATATCACCTCAAATACAGTGGCACACAATTACATCATTTATATGAACCATATTTATTATAGAAGACTACTTTTTTTGTATCTTTTCGTTTTTGTAGTTTACTTAGTAGTAAGCCCTTGTCCAGTGGGTGCCCtgtaaaaagggggtatGTGTGTGAAAAAGAGCTACTAAATGGTTCCAACGTGGAATAACCACGTAGCCATTTGGCACAAATGCTATAGCATAAACTGTAACATAGTCCCGTCGCGCATAGATACGATGCTACCCGCACGTGTTGTCGACATGTatgattttttctctttttgggAATGTCAATCATTGGGTTTCATTTATGAGCGATGGTACTACctctccgtttttttttttttttttttttttttttttttttttttttgtacaattgAGAACCTTTTGGCTagctattttattattttattttattttattttttttttgtacaattgAGAACCTTTTGGCTagctattttattattttattttattttttgtttttgtatatatttaaaaaaaaaaaaattaccttgtctatatattattgtgaccatttatttttctgttattcTGTGgtaatgattttttttttcccccccatgtGTATAGGTGCTGCAGTGTAATGTTTTCATAGTTGCACATGAGGCAGGTTTTCCCTTACGCCACTACACTTTTCATCCATTCCGTACAAGTACACGATTTGTTAAGCACACACCAAAGAGTTGCTTTGctgaaagtgaaaaatttaCCAGTAATGATTGTGAGCACCACGTGACACTGGTGCTCCTATGAGCATCATTTGCGAAAATGAAATTGCACAATTGGGAAGTATTTCCCCCTGGAAGGAAAGGCAACGTGGGTAAAGGCAAGCGCACCTGCTGTAGAGCCAGCTTTGGTACTACCTTTTGGTCGCAATTTTCACGAGTACATCAATTTCACTCGTTGCGCAACTGGGGACATTGTGTTGCTCCCAAGGAGGTATAAGGCGATACGTACGGATTATTAGGCGAACAACTGCAGCACCTTCTACGCAGGAGATGATTGCACTAACACGTGCTAATAAATAGAAGGTACAATTTTTGCGATGTGCTATAGAAAGTGGTAATTAAAAAGGTGCTCATTTGGTATCATACTTTCTGTACCCATTATGAGGGCCTTTTTCCAAATAAGCGGGAAGCGTTTTTAGTGCGCACACAGTGCTGATGTTTTCGAAAGGAAATTAAACCTAGGACATTCTGCTAGGAGGAGATTGCTCCTTTGTGACACCTATGTAAGTCGTGCGTACATGTTGCACCTCGCATGTCCTTAAAAATCTCCATACGTGTTGTTCTCACGAAGGTTATGTCCTCTGGATTCTCCAAATATATTTATCATATATATGAAGCGTAAGAGGCACGAGCGAAGTACCTATCATACATttgtatacatgtgcacgTGCCCACACATAAGTAAATATTTATCTGTACCGAATTGGTCGACCGCATGACACAATCACTCGCTGCACGAACGGATTGTAGAAAAATATTGTCATCAGGAGAAAATTGTTCTGCAGATAAGGCCTTCCCTGCCGTTTGGCTAGATTTAATTTACCCTTGCGCGCTACAAACCTCACAGCATGGCATACACATGAACGATTTTCCTGCATCAAGAACAGCTAACGTGATGgtacaaagggaaaaaggagtAAGCAGATACATTATTGCCAATGATATAGTCGAATGGGCTCACTTGAACTTGGCAGTACGTTGCCCCCGGTGGCCCCTTacttttaccaaaaaaaaagaaacgttATTTAGATAGCAcacataaaagaaaaggttattcCGTTGTACGCCATTCTTCCGGGCATCCCCACGCTCTCTCCACATTTTTgtgttaaaaatgaagagcaaATATACAACAGCTCCTAAGCATAATAAGGGGTACATATATAGGGAAAGCATACCTGaacagtttttatttttttttcttattttttacctATTAATTGTACTGTACGTGCTAAGGAATACACCCTATAAGAATATAATCCTTCTGTACATTGTGCCGTGCGTGTTGCTCTTTAAAGTTTCCTTTATATGTCTGCCCAGGTTTATACACTTTTTGCATGAGAAGGGTAAGCATACTTAGAGCGCTGTTCAGCTGCTTGATATAAGGTTGTGTGCATTTGAGCGAGAACGAAAGGGCATACACATTCACGTTTCAATGATATGCGGGATAACTCTGCAGAGTTCCAGTCCCCAATTGCAACTCTGTGTATCCATACCGTTACTGTTGAGCGTGTATTCCacttatgtgtacacattggAAATAACGCAAACTCGAaacaaataaggaaaaatcgCCCTTCCCATCCATATATTCCCCTCATTTCTGCAGGATTATATGGTATAGATTTGAACAAAATAAGCAAAGACAAAGTAGCACAACCAATTGGCCTATTTCCATCAATTTtgtatttaatttttacacttttctATCAGTTGTTATACTACGATGACCATAAAATTGTTAGCAgataagaggaaaaaagaagaagaaaaaaaagtcacaACCTTGTGGTGTTTGCCGCATGGTGATGCACGAAAATATGGAAACCTGGTTGCGAACCTCTGTTATGTGTAAATGCctatcattcattttttttttttttctccttccaaaCTCTCTGATACCTCCGCAGCTGCTAGAGTATAACGCCGGATTGTTgtccataatttttattacctTTTTGGTAAGCGTGCACAATAAAACGCGAAATGGAAACGCACTTTCCTGTTTATTATGACCATCACATTTAACattgcatttttgtttttcccccattctctttttacaattttaatgAAGGGCTTCATAGATGACATTCTCGAATTGAAGTGGAGATACAAAGTGGTTCTCCCATTTTTCGGTATTATTCTATTATAAACGAAGAAGGGATTACAACACCGCGGGTTGCCAatgttgtatatatatacattctttttttttttttttttttttttttttctcacttgttcatatttttattaatatttttttttttttttttttactttttagcTAGCTTACCCCTGTTACTGTCTTACTCCGGAAATACGAACATTCGCATTCCcagttttttaaatttcataTTTAAGGAAAGGATTATAGACATTGGATTTTTCTACTATTTGTACATAATCCTGTTGTGTGTTTTTTGTACCAATGcgataaatatatatgcaggtAGGAGTGTTCTCACTTTGCGCGACATCTGTTTATATGGAGAATGTAGGCTTTATGTAGTATGCCTTTTTggacatttatttttttttccttttttttttcctaaaggAATCAACGGATTGGAGATAGGCCAGAGCTTAATTAttgcctttttcatttcgatCCACAATTTGATAgtaataaaattgaaaacagCGGTGTGAGACCGTGTGCTGTATGTGTTTGATTGTTTAACTCCCTTGTGTTGGGCTGCGCAGTTGTGTACGCGCTTCGCACGTGTTGTCAAGCAGATCAGATGAGTGAATATGTATAAGCACATCAGTGCGCAAATAATCATTTGTACACGCATTTACACAATCATTCACGtgtttatgcatatgcatgtgtgcaCCCCGTACAGGAAATCATCCTAAACATAGGAACTGGACAAAGCAAAGGAATCACCGAGGGAGCACAAATCCTTAAGCAACATTTCTTGTCAATTATATTTATACTACCATTTGTATCCATAAACCTGgttaccttttcttttaatttttatccaTCCAAAGGATTTGTAGGCAACACATTAACCTATTTTTGTGGCATTTTTTTAGCAGTTCTTTCGATATTTGGTCATTTCTCCAAAACGttgatattatttttaattccacaatttttgaacttttttctttccctgcCACAATTACTTAACTTTGTCCCATGCCCAAGACACAGATTACCAGTTGTGAATCCCAAGACGAATAAATTAACATATTCTCACAATTATACTCTCataaatttcattttgtatttatttgGGCCTCTCTCCGAGTTTCACTTAGTGGTATTATTACTAGCCTTTCAGTTTGGGACATGTTCCCTTGGTTTGTTTCTGCGCTACTTTATCGACACCACGTAGTATATCTGCACACAAGCACGGGCCTACTTAGTAGGTGTGCCTGTGTGCAAATGCTTTTACGTATTATTCTGTACAGTTATCCGAGgcttgtgtgtgtgtttttttttttttttttttttttttgtcattgcTCATAGGGGGATTTTTCCCTCGCGTTGAAGAATGTGTTTTTAACTGAGGGAAACTTCCTGTATCATTATGTTGAAATCGTTTGACGTTTGCGGGAACAGGGTGGGGGGATTAGGGTTCCTCCCCACATCAAATGCGTTAcatataattctttttttgaggggGAATCAGACCGTTCGCGCATTTTCGGAGAGATGGTTGGTGAATTTATTGTCACGTAGCCTAGAGTGAGGtagcaaaaaattttccatatgATCGAACAGGGGAATACTGAAATGTGGAATATAACATttggagggggaaggtttaTTAAAAGAGTGGCTGCAATTTTCGTGTTAAGTGGATCCGTTAGGATGTAACGCAAGGCTGGATGACGCCTTCACCCGTCCGTCAGTTAGTGCGACACCATGGCTAGCTCCCCCCATTTCACGTGCACAAAGGtatgtgaaaaaatgttgaaagCGCGCCTGAGCATGCACGAAAATTTGCACTTGGGCAAGGGCGAAGCTGAGGTAGGTTGGAAGCaatgtccccttttttgatTCCCCTCTTTGATTTGCCCCCATTGCATGAATTGGCACGATGGGCTCAAGTGGCCTTC includes these proteins:
- a CDS encoding UDP-N-acetylglucosamine--dolichyl-phosphate N-acetylglucosaminephosphotransferase, putative, which translates into the protein MKSKYTTAPKHNKGYIYRESIPEQFLFFFLIFYLLIVLYVLRNTPYKNIILLYIVPCVLLFKVSFICLPRFIHFLHEKGLYGIDLNKISKDKVAQPIGLFPSILYLIFTLFYQLLYYDDHKILLEYNAGLLSIIFITFLGFIDDILELKWRYKVVLPFFASLPLLLSYSGNTNIRIPSFLNFIFKERIIDIGFFYYLYIILLCVFCTNAINIYAGINGLEIGQSLIIAFFISIHNLIEIILNIGTGQSKGITEGAQILKQHFLSIIFILPFVSINLVTFSFNFYPSKGFVGNTLTYFCGIFLAVLSIFGHFSKTLILFLIPQFLNFFLSLPQLLNFVPCPRHRLPVVNPKTNKLTYSHNYTLINFILYLFGPLSEFHLVVLLLAFQFGTCSLGLFLRYFIDTT
- a CDS encoding protein kinase, putative gives rise to the protein MGILYSSNEEHTKYFHHGYLMNTNIRVQEDLELYSCKFLRKGENRIVRKLRREVLYGATFDYLCKLRMLTYDTKRSMPPYLLKVYNMYEDANSVHVVMESCTGGFLTDHLLNGNIISERLLAEWFSQIIMAMSFLEEQNIYHGNLNGYCIYLKDQKRDEVRVSLLSKNKKYDNIDNKGDLYGLFFIRSLQEIKKLSHDKNNTWYIGLLLYFMLTGSFPFLSKDALQTYSKIAHEEISLADLKTQYRKLESPIFDFIKQCLEKDYDMRPSLRQLAQHPWIRDRDHLPHYNIVEEKTRREARELIYFLENRVLKTDEDYEQDEMNKSW